Proteins found in one Streptomyces sp. CB09001 genomic segment:
- the zwf gene encoding glucose-6-phosphate dehydrogenase, translating into MSSSNPLRDPADRRLPRIAGPSGLVIFGVTGDLSRKKLMPAVYDLANRGLLPPGFSLVGFARRDWEHEDFAQVVHDAVKEHSRTPFREEVWQQLIQGMRFVQGTFDDDDAFERLRGTIEELDKAQGTGGNFAFYLSVPPKSFPVVIQQLKKHGLADQSSGSWRRAVIEKPFGHDLKSAEELNAIVHDVFGSDQVFRIDHYLGKETVQNILALRFANTMFEPIWNRSYVDHIQITMAEDIGIGGRAGYYDGIGAARDVIQNHLLQLLALTAMEEPASFDADALAAEKTKVLGAVRLPKDLGRDTVRGQYSAGWQGGAKAVGYLEEDGIDPKSKTDTYAAIKVGIDNRRWAGVPFYLRTGKRLGRRVTEIAVVFQRAPHSPFDTTATEELGSNAIVIRVQPDEGVTVRFGSKVPGTSMEIRDVSMDFAYGESFTESSPEAYERLILDVLLGDANLFPRTEEVELSWKILDPIEEYWDEHGTPAQYPAGTWGPVEADDMLERDGRSWRRP; encoded by the coding sequence TTGTCAAGCAGCAACCCGCTGCGTGACCCCGCAGACCGACGGCTCCCGCGCATCGCGGGGCCGTCGGGTCTGGTCATCTTCGGCGTCACCGGCGATCTGTCCCGCAAGAAGCTCATGCCCGCCGTGTACGACCTCGCCAACCGGGGTCTGCTGCCGCCGGGCTTCTCGCTCGTCGGGTTCGCCCGCCGCGACTGGGAGCACGAGGACTTCGCCCAGGTCGTGCACGACGCCGTCAAGGAACACTCCCGGACCCCGTTCCGCGAGGAGGTCTGGCAGCAGCTCATCCAGGGGATGCGCTTCGTCCAGGGCACCTTCGACGACGACGACGCCTTCGAGCGGCTGCGCGGCACCATCGAGGAGCTGGACAAGGCACAGGGCACGGGCGGCAACTTCGCCTTCTACCTGTCGGTGCCGCCGAAGTCCTTCCCGGTGGTCATCCAGCAGCTGAAGAAGCACGGACTGGCCGACCAGTCGAGCGGCTCCTGGCGCCGCGCGGTGATCGAGAAGCCGTTCGGCCACGACCTGAAGTCGGCCGAGGAACTGAACGCGATCGTCCACGACGTCTTCGGTTCCGACCAGGTCTTCCGCATCGACCACTACCTGGGCAAGGAGACCGTCCAGAACATTTTGGCGCTGCGCTTCGCCAACACGATGTTCGAGCCGATCTGGAACCGGTCCTACGTCGACCACATCCAGATCACGATGGCCGAGGACATCGGCATCGGCGGCCGGGCCGGCTACTACGACGGCATCGGCGCCGCCCGCGACGTCATCCAGAACCACCTCCTCCAGTTGCTCGCGCTGACCGCGATGGAGGAGCCCGCCTCCTTCGACGCGGACGCGCTCGCGGCGGAGAAGACCAAGGTGCTCGGCGCGGTCCGCCTCCCGAAGGACCTGGGCCGGGACACCGTGCGCGGCCAGTACTCGGCGGGGTGGCAGGGCGGCGCCAAGGCCGTCGGCTACCTCGAAGAGGACGGCATCGACCCCAAGTCGAAGACCGACACCTATGCCGCGATCAAGGTCGGCATCGACAACCGCCGCTGGGCGGGCGTCCCCTTCTACCTGCGCACCGGCAAGCGCCTGGGCCGCCGGGTCACGGAGATCGCGGTGGTCTTCCAGCGGGCCCCGCACTCCCCCTTCGACACGACGGCCACCGAGGAACTCGGCTCGAACGCGATCGTCATCCGCGTCCAGCCCGACGAGGGCGTCACCGTCCGCTTCGGTTCCAAGGTGCCGGGCACGTCGATGGAGATCCGGGACGTGTCGATGGACTTCGCCTACGGCGAGTCCTTCACCGAGTCCAGCCCGGAGGCGTACGAGCGCCTGATCCTGGACGTCCTGCTGGGCGACGCCAACCTCTTCCCGCGCACCGAGGAGGTCGAGCTGTCCTGGAAGATCCTCGACCCGATCGAGGAGTACTGGGACGAGCACGGCACCCCGGCCCAGTACCCGGCCGGCACCTGGGGGCCCGTCGAGGCGGACGACATGCTGGAACGAGACGGACGGAGCTGGCGCCGGCCATGA
- the opcA gene encoding glucose-6-phosphate dehydrogenase assembly protein OpcA, whose protein sequence is MKTDLTDTTASKINKALVLGRRAIGTPAIGMVLTLVIVTDEENAYDALKAASDAAHEHPSRTLVVIKRVSRSPRDRTRSRLDAEVRLGADAGTGETIVLRLYGDVVDHAQSVVLPLLLPDAPVVVWWPVNAPLDPAKDPLGALAQRRVTDTYACEEPIRELVARADAYAPGDTDLSWTRITPWRSMLAAALDQVDCEVQSVEVEGEEFNPSCELLAMWLADRLNVPVRRTVSSGPGLTAVRLDTDCGPVVLDRADGSLANLSIQGQPGRAVALKRRETAELIAEELRRLDPDDTYASALRYGVDRLNAPAKGDPAGDGAVAEAVPVGTVAKAPAKDAGQEKTPVRKAAAK, encoded by the coding sequence ATGAAGACCGACCTGACGGACACCACGGCCAGCAAGATCAACAAGGCGCTGGTGCTCGGCCGCCGGGCGATCGGCACCCCGGCCATCGGCATGGTGCTCACCCTGGTCATCGTCACCGACGAGGAGAACGCCTACGACGCGCTGAAGGCCGCGAGCGACGCCGCGCACGAGCACCCCTCGCGCACGCTCGTCGTCATCAAGCGGGTCTCGCGCTCGCCCCGGGACCGCACCCGGTCCCGGCTCGACGCCGAGGTGCGCCTCGGCGCCGACGCGGGCACCGGCGAGACGATCGTGCTGCGGCTGTACGGCGACGTCGTCGACCACGCCCAGTCGGTGGTGCTGCCGCTGCTGCTGCCGGACGCGCCGGTCGTGGTCTGGTGGCCGGTGAACGCGCCGCTGGACCCGGCGAAGGACCCGCTGGGCGCGCTCGCCCAGCGCCGGGTCACCGACACCTACGCCTGCGAGGAGCCGATACGGGAGCTGGTGGCCCGCGCCGACGCCTACGCGCCGGGCGACACCGACCTGTCGTGGACCCGCATCACGCCCTGGCGCTCGATGCTGGCGGCGGCTCTCGACCAGGTCGACTGCGAGGTGCAGTCGGTCGAGGTGGAGGGCGAGGAGTTCAACCCCAGCTGTGAGCTGCTCGCGATGTGGCTCGCCGACCGGCTGAACGTGCCGGTGCGGCGCACGGTGTCGAGCGGCCCGGGTCTCACCGCGGTCCGCCTGGACACCGACTGCGGTCCCGTCGTCCTGGACCGGGCCGACGGCTCGCTGGCGAACCTCTCCATCCAGGGTCAGCCCGGACGTGCGGTCGCGCTCAAGCGCCGCGAGACGGCCGAGCTGATCGCGGAGGAGCTGCGCCGCCTGGACCCGGACGACACGTACGCCTCGGCGCTGCGGTACGGGGTGGACCGGCTGAACGCGCCGGCCAAAGGAGACCCGGCCGGCGACGGCGCCGTCGCGGAGGCCGTTCCCGTCGGGACGGTCGCGAAGGCGCCCGCGAAGGACGCGGGGCAGGAGAAGACACCGGTGAGGAAGGCGGCGGCGAAATGA
- the pgl gene encoding 6-phosphogluconolactonase produces MSDTPQLVVHRDKELMAEAAAARLITKIVDAQASRGSASVVLTGGRNGNGLLAALAGSPARDAIDWSRLDLWWGDERFLPEGDPERNVTQAHQALLDAVPLDPKRVHAMAASDGPYGSDVEAAAAAYAQELATASVPENHAAVPSFDVLLLGVGPDTHVASLFPEHPGVRETERTVIGVHGSPKPPPIRISLTLPAIRAAREVWLLAAGEDKANAVAMALSGAGEIQAPAAGARGRARTLWLLDSAAASQLPRSLYPPASA; encoded by the coding sequence ATGAGCGACACCCCGCAGCTGGTCGTGCACCGTGACAAGGAGCTGATGGCCGAGGCCGCCGCGGCCCGCCTGATCACGAAGATCGTGGACGCGCAGGCCTCCCGGGGCAGCGCGTCCGTGGTCCTCACCGGCGGCCGCAACGGCAACGGCCTGCTCGCGGCGCTGGCCGGCTCCCCGGCCCGGGACGCGATCGACTGGAGCCGCCTCGACCTGTGGTGGGGCGACGAGCGGTTCCTGCCGGAGGGCGACCCGGAGCGCAATGTCACCCAGGCGCACCAGGCGCTCCTCGACGCGGTGCCGCTGGACCCGAAGCGGGTGCACGCGATGGCGGCCTCCGACGGCCCCTACGGCTCGGACGTGGAGGCGGCAGCGGCGGCCTACGCGCAGGAACTGGCTACGGCCTCCGTCCCCGAGAACCACGCCGCGGTCCCGTCCTTCGACGTCCTGCTCCTCGGCGTCGGCCCGGACACCCACGTGGCGTCGCTCTTCCCGGAGCACCCGGGAGTCCGGGAGACGGAGCGCACGGTGATCGGCGTCCACGGCTCCCCCAAGCCGCCACCCATCCGGATCTCCCTGACCCTGCCCGCGATCCGCGCCGCCCGTGAGGTGTGGCTGCTCGCGGCGGGCGAGGACAAGGCGAACGCGGTGGCGATGGCCCTGTCGGGCGCGGGCGAGATCCAGGCCCCGGCAGCGGGCGCCCGGGGCCGCGCCCGCACCCTGTGGCTGCTGGACTCGGCGGCGGCGTCCCAGCTGCCGAGGTCGCTGTATCCACCGGCGTCGGCATAA
- the pgi gene encoding glucose-6-phosphate isomerase, with the protein MNADGRTRLHQTPEWAALVKHREQLGEVRLRELFAADPGRGTGWTLGVGDLHVDHSKHLATDETLRLLQELAAATGVFGLRDAMFRGERINITEDRAVLHTALRAPRDAVIEVDGENVVPRVHAVLDKMAGFADRVRSGEWTGHTGRRIRNVVNIGIGGSDLGPAMAYEALRAFTDRSLTFRFVSNVDGADLHEAVRDLDPAETLFVIASKTFTTIETITNATSARSWLLDALGDEAAVAKHFVALSTNAEKVSGFGIDPANMFEFWDWVGGRYSFDSAIGLSLMVAIGPDRFREMLDGFHLVDEHFRNAPAESNVPLLMGLLGIWYGDFLGAQSHAVLPYSHYLSKFTAYLQQLDMESNGKSVDRDGNVVEWQTGPVVWGTPGTNGQHAYYQLIHQGTKLIPADFIGFARPVGELSEELKAQHDLLMANFFAQTQALALGKTPDEVRAEGVPEELVPHKTFRGNHPTTTILARELTPSVLGQLVALYEHKVFVQGAVWNVDSFDQWGVELGKVLAKRVEPALSEGAEVPGLDASTAALVAAYRELCGRA; encoded by the coding sequence ATGAACGCAGACGGCCGTACCAGGCTCCACCAGACGCCCGAGTGGGCCGCGCTGGTCAAGCACCGCGAGCAGCTCGGCGAGGTGCGGCTGCGCGAGCTGTTCGCCGCCGACCCGGGGCGCGGCACCGGCTGGACGCTCGGCGTGGGAGACCTGCACGTCGACCACTCCAAGCACCTCGCCACCGACGAGACCCTGCGGCTGCTCCAGGAGCTGGCCGCCGCGACCGGTGTGTTCGGGCTGCGCGACGCGATGTTCCGCGGTGAGCGCATCAACATCACCGAGGACCGGGCGGTGCTGCACACCGCGCTGCGCGCCCCGCGGGACGCGGTGATCGAGGTCGACGGCGAGAACGTCGTTCCCAGGGTGCACGCCGTACTCGACAAGATGGCCGGCTTCGCCGACCGGGTCCGCTCCGGCGAGTGGACCGGTCACACCGGCAGGCGCATCAGGAACGTCGTCAACATCGGCATCGGCGGCTCCGACCTCGGTCCCGCGATGGCCTACGAGGCGCTGCGGGCCTTCACCGACCGCTCGCTCACGTTCCGCTTCGTGTCCAACGTGGACGGCGCCGACCTGCACGAGGCGGTCCGGGACCTGGACCCGGCGGAGACGCTGTTCGTCATCGCCTCCAAGACCTTCACCACCATCGAGACGATCACCAACGCCACCTCGGCGCGCTCGTGGCTGCTGGACGCGCTCGGTGACGAGGCCGCGGTCGCGAAGCACTTCGTGGCCCTGTCGACCAACGCCGAGAAGGTCTCCGGCTTCGGCATCGACCCGGCCAACATGTTCGAGTTCTGGGACTGGGTCGGCGGCCGGTACTCCTTCGACTCGGCCATCGGACTCTCCCTGATGGTCGCCATCGGCCCGGACCGCTTCCGGGAGATGCTCGACGGCTTCCACCTGGTCGACGAGCACTTCCGCAACGCCCCCGCCGAGTCCAACGTGCCGCTGCTGATGGGTCTGTTGGGGATCTGGTACGGCGACTTCCTGGGCGCGCAGTCGCATGCGGTGCTGCCGTACTCGCACTACCTGTCGAAGTTCACCGCCTATCTCCAGCAGCTCGACATGGAGTCCAACGGCAAGTCCGTCGACCGGGACGGGAATGTGGTGGAGTGGCAGACCGGGCCGGTGGTGTGGGGCACGCCGGGCACCAACGGGCAGCACGCCTACTACCAGCTCATCCACCAGGGCACCAAGCTGATCCCCGCGGACTTCATCGGCTTCGCCCGGCCCGTGGGCGAACTGAGCGAGGAGCTGAAGGCGCAGCACGACCTGCTGATGGCCAACTTCTTCGCACAGACCCAGGCCCTCGCCCTCGGCAAGACCCCGGACGAGGTACGCGCGGAGGGAGTGCCCGAGGAACTGGTCCCGCACAAGACCTTCCGCGGCAATCATCCGACGACGACGATCCTCGCCCGCGAGCTGACCCCGTCGGTGCTGGGACAGCTCGTCGCGCTGTACGAGCACAAGGTGTTCGTCCAGGGCGCGGTCTGGAACGTGGATTCGTTCGACCAGTGGGGTGTGGAGCTGGGCAAGGTGCTGGCCAAGCGGGTGGAGCCGGCGCTGAGCGAGGGCGCGGAGGTGCCGGGACTGGACGCCTCCACGGCCGCGCTGGTCGCCGCCTACCGGGAGCTGTGCGGGCGGGCGTGA
- a CDS encoding RNA polymerase-binding protein RbpA, whose product MASGNAIRGSRVGAGPMGEAERGESAPRLRISFWCSNGHETQPSFASDAQVPETWDCPRCGFPAGQDRDNPPDPPRTEPYKTHLAYVRERRSDADGEAILAEALAKLRGEI is encoded by the coding sequence GTGGCAAGTGGCAACGCGATCCGGGGAAGCCGGGTCGGGGCGGGGCCGATGGGCGAGGCCGAGCGTGGCGAGTCAGCGCCGCGTCTGCGCATCTCCTTCTGGTGCTCCAACGGACACGAGACACAGCCGAGCTTCGCGAGCGACGCCCAGGTCCCGGAGACCTGGGACTGCCCGCGCTGCGGCTTCCCCGCCGGACAGGACCGGGACAACCCCCCGGACCCGCCGCGCACCGAGCCCTACAAGACCCACCTCGCGTACGTGCGCGAACGCCGCAGCGACGCGGACGGCGAGGCGATCCTCGCCGAGGCACTCGCCAAACTGCGCGGCGAGATCTAG
- the secG gene encoding preprotein translocase subunit SecG, protein MVLGFSIALIVFSLLLMLLVLMHKGKGGGLSDMFGGGMQSSVGGSSVAERNLDRITVVVGLAWFACIMVLGLLMKADS, encoded by the coding sequence GTGGTTTTGGGGTTCTCGATCGCCCTGATCGTCTTCAGCCTGCTGCTGATGCTGCTGGTGCTGATGCACAAGGGGAAGGGCGGCGGTCTCTCCGACATGTTCGGTGGCGGCATGCAGTCGTCCGTCGGCGGCTCCTCGGTCGCCGAGCGCAACCTCGACCGGATCACCGTCGTGGTCGGTCTGGCCTGGTTCGCCTGCATCATGGTGCTCGGACTGCTCATGAAGGCCGACAGCTGA
- the tpiA gene encoding triose-phosphate isomerase: MTTRTPLMAGNWKMNLNHLEAIAHVQKLAFALADKDYDAVEVAVLAPFTDLRSVQTLVDGDKLKIKYGAQDISAHDGGAYTGEISGPMLAKLKCTYVAVGHSERRQYHAETDEIVNAKVKAAYKHGLTPILCVGEELDVREAGNHVEHTLAQVEGGLKDLPAEQAESVVIAYEPVWAIGTGKVCGADDAQEVCGAIRGKLAELYSQELADRVRIQYGGSVKSGNVAEIMAKPDIDGALVGGASLDSDEFVKIVRFRDQ; encoded by the coding sequence ATGACCACCCGCACGCCGCTGATGGCGGGCAACTGGAAGATGAACCTCAACCACCTCGAGGCCATCGCCCACGTCCAGAAACTCGCCTTCGCCCTCGCGGACAAGGACTACGACGCCGTCGAGGTCGCCGTCCTCGCCCCCTTCACCGACCTGCGCTCCGTGCAGACCCTGGTCGACGGGGACAAGCTCAAGATCAAGTACGGTGCCCAGGACATCTCCGCGCACGACGGCGGCGCCTACACCGGCGAGATCTCGGGCCCGATGCTGGCCAAGCTGAAGTGCACGTACGTGGCCGTCGGCCACTCGGAGCGCCGGCAGTACCACGCCGAGACCGACGAGATCGTGAACGCCAAGGTCAAGGCCGCCTACAAGCACGGTCTGACCCCGATCCTGTGCGTCGGCGAGGAGCTGGACGTCCGCGAGGCGGGCAACCACGTCGAGCACACCCTCGCCCAGGTCGAGGGCGGCCTCAAGGACCTCCCGGCCGAGCAGGCCGAGTCCGTCGTGATCGCCTACGAGCCCGTGTGGGCCATCGGCACCGGCAAGGTCTGCGGCGCCGACGACGCCCAGGAGGTCTGCGGGGCGATCCGCGGCAAGCTCGCCGAGCTGTACTCCCAGGAGCTGGCCGACCGGGTCCGCATCCAGTACGGCGGCTCCGTCAAGTCCGGCAACGTCGCCGAGATCATGGCGAAGCCCGACATCGACGGCGCCCTGGTCGGCGGTGCCTCGCTGGACTCGGACGAGTTCGTCAAGATCGTCCGCTTCCGCGACCAGTAG
- a CDS encoding phosphoglycerate kinase, translated as MKTIDELLSEGVAGKRVFVRADLNVPLDGTTITDDGRIRAVVPTVKALADAGARVIVASHLGRPKGAPDPAFSLAPAAARLGELLGADVAFAEDTVGASAEAAVSGLADGRVAVIENLRFNAGETSKDDAERAAFADKLAGLADVYVGDGFGAVHRKHASVFDLPKRLPHYAGYLIATEVGVLKKLTDDVKRPYVVALGGAKVSDKLAVIDQLLGKADRILIGGGMAYTFLKAKGYEVGISLLQEDQIPAVKEYMERAEKNGVELVLPVDVVVGPEFPDLKTKAPANATTVAADAVPADRMGLDIGPESRKLYASKLADAGTVFWNGPMGVFEHPDYAEGTKTVAQALVDAPGFTVVGGGDSAAAVRTLGFDENAFGHISTGGGASLEYLEGKTLPGLAALED; from the coding sequence TTGAAGACGATCGACGAACTGCTCTCCGAAGGCGTCGCGGGCAAGCGCGTCTTCGTCCGCGCCGACCTGAACGTCCCGCTGGACGGCACCACCATCACCGACGACGGCCGCATCCGCGCGGTAGTGCCCACCGTCAAGGCGCTGGCCGACGCGGGCGCCCGCGTGATCGTCGCCTCGCACCTGGGCCGCCCCAAGGGCGCCCCGGACCCCGCCTTCTCCCTCGCCCCGGCCGCCGCCCGCCTCGGTGAACTGCTCGGCGCCGACGTCGCCTTCGCCGAGGACACGGTCGGCGCCTCCGCCGAGGCCGCCGTCTCCGGCCTCGCCGACGGCCGGGTCGCCGTCATCGAGAACCTGCGGTTCAACGCGGGCGAGACCAGCAAGGACGACGCCGAGCGTGCCGCCTTCGCCGACAAGCTGGCCGGCCTCGCGGACGTCTACGTCGGCGACGGCTTCGGCGCGGTGCACCGCAAGCACGCCTCCGTCTTCGACCTGCCGAAGCGGCTTCCGCACTACGCCGGGTACCTCATCGCCACCGAGGTCGGCGTCCTCAAGAAGCTCACCGACGACGTCAAGCGCCCGTACGTCGTCGCCCTCGGCGGCGCCAAGGTCTCCGACAAGCTCGCCGTCATCGACCAGCTGCTCGGCAAGGCCGACCGGATCCTCATCGGCGGCGGCATGGCGTACACCTTCCTCAAGGCTAAGGGGTACGAGGTCGGCATCTCCCTCCTCCAGGAGGACCAGATCCCGGCCGTCAAGGAGTACATGGAGCGCGCCGAGAAGAACGGCGTCGAGCTGGTCCTGCCCGTCGACGTCGTGGTCGGGCCCGAGTTCCCGGACCTGAAGACCAAGGCCCCGGCCAACGCCACCACCGTCGCCGCGGACGCCGTCCCGGCGGACCGGATGGGCCTGGACATCGGTCCCGAGTCCCGCAAGCTGTACGCGTCCAAGCTCGCCGACGCCGGCACCGTCTTCTGGAACGGTCCCATGGGCGTCTTCGAGCACCCCGACTACGCCGAGGGCACCAAGACGGTCGCCCAGGCCCTCGTCGACGCCCCGGGCTTCACCGTGGTCGGCGGCGGCGACTCCGCCGCCGCCGTGCGCACGCTCGGCTTCGACGAGAACGCATTCGGCCACATCTCGACCGGCGGCGGCGCCTCCCTCGAATACCTCGAGGGCAAGACGCTCCCCGGCCTCGCCGCACTGGAGGACTGA
- the gap gene encoding type I glyceraldehyde-3-phosphate dehydrogenase, whose translation MTIRVGINGFGRIGRNYFRALLEQGADIEIVAVNDLGDTATTAHLLKYDTILGRLKAEVSHTEDTITVDGKTIKVLSERNPADIPWGELGVDIVIESTGIFTKKADAEKHIAGGAKKVLISAPAKDEDITIVMGVNQDKYDPANHHVISNASCTTNCVAPMAKVLDENFGIVKGLMTTVHAYTNDQRILDFPHKDLRRARAAAENIIPTTTGAAKATALVLPQLKGKLDGIAMRVPVPTGSATDLVVELQREVTKDEVNAAFKKAADDGDLKGFLFYTEDAIVSSDIVGDPASCTFDSSLTMVQDGKSVKILGWYDNEWGYSNRLVDLTVFVGDQL comes from the coding sequence GTGACGATCCGCGTAGGCATCAACGGCTTTGGCCGCATCGGTCGTAACTACTTCCGCGCGCTGCTGGAGCAGGGTGCGGACATCGAGATCGTGGCTGTCAACGACCTGGGTGACACCGCGACCACCGCCCACCTGCTGAAGTACGACACCATCCTCGGCCGCCTCAAGGCGGAGGTCTCGCACACCGAGGACACCATCACCGTCGACGGCAAGACCATCAAGGTCCTGTCCGAGCGCAACCCGGCCGACATCCCGTGGGGTGAGCTGGGCGTCGACATCGTGATCGAGTCGACCGGCATCTTCACGAAGAAGGCGGACGCGGAGAAGCACATCGCCGGTGGCGCGAAGAAGGTCCTCATCTCGGCTCCGGCCAAGGACGAGGACATCACCATCGTGATGGGCGTCAACCAGGACAAGTACGACCCGGCGAACCACCACGTCATCTCCAACGCCTCCTGCACCACCAACTGCGTGGCGCCGATGGCCAAGGTCCTCGACGAGAACTTCGGCATCGTCAAGGGCCTGATGACGACGGTCCACGCGTACACGAACGACCAGCGCATCCTGGACTTCCCGCACAAGGACCTGCGCCGCGCCCGTGCCGCCGCGGAGAACATCATCCCGACCACCACGGGTGCCGCCAAGGCCACCGCGCTGGTCCTGCCGCAGCTCAAGGGCAAGCTCGACGGCATCGCGATGCGCGTCCCGGTCCCGACCGGCTCGGCCACCGACCTGGTCGTGGAGCTCCAGCGCGAGGTCACCAAGGACGAGGTCAACGCCGCGTTCAAGAAGGCCGCCGACGACGGCGACCTCAAGGGCTTCCTGTTCTACACCGAGGACGCGATCGTCTCCTCGGACATCGTCGGCGACCCGGCCTCCTGCACCTTCGACTCGTCCCTGACCATGGTCCAGGACGGCAAGTCGGTGAAGATCCTCGGCTGGTACGACAACGAGTGGGGCTACTCGAACCGCCTCGTCGACCTCACGGTCTTCGTCGGCGACCAGCTCTGA